The genomic segment tacaaatctatatttattttattatataattttttaattaattaattataaacagTTTATACAAATCTATATGTATTCActgattatatttgtttgattggtttctactttctagtgTCTACCCAATATAATCATATGTTAAAGCACCACTCAATAATTTCATATGTGATGCGCATATTAAAGATACTTTGTATCCTTGTGTCTATACAAGTCGTGTaatcttattgttttttttctactaCTCTACTAAACACGATAGCGTATGTATTaggaagaaaaaatcatattaagaagaaaatatatacaacacTTAGATAAGACATCTACGGACTCCTACAGATCATTTGTGCTTTTCCACTTCTCATCTCATTGcaatcatatacataatttgCTTTATGTTTAGAGTTTGAAGTTTTATCTTTACTTCATAATatcttccaaataaaaaatggttagttttttaaattcttgttaattttttatcgACAATATTCGTCAAtggttatgtgtttttttttctttggttatgtgttttttttgtgatgaCACTAAACCAAACTATCTCTTCCGATTTGTGTCACCATCTATTTTAATCATCATTATTACACtatgttttgaaaattattCTGGTGTAGCGATATctatatgaatttgttttaatcGTTGAGGTGTGTAGTAAGATTTTAGAAACTATAGATGATAAGTACTTGTGTTACAACAGAGATTGAactttgttttatacaaaaattgttatatattttgtatatgttaaaatatttttgtgatatttctttttagtttttaaacaatttCATCATACCATCTTAACATTTTACATTTAACTTGTCGTCCattataaatactataactcattTTATCATATAAGTCATTATATTTAACTcgtttgctatatatattttaactatattttatttttttaattagagaattattagttattattttaattatatgttaaatattgatcatattctttaaaaatatcaagttaTGTACGCTTGAACTTTAAATTTACCAGTAAACTGTTAATTCCTAATCGAACTTGAAAGTCAAATTGATTCATAAAATCTTCACTTCTTCATAAGGACATGGTGTGTGATAGGTGTGATTTGATTAATAATGGTTATAAACTTGAATTTTGTTGAGAATTTGTTTGAACCCCTTTTTGAGATAtccttttcaaaaaatatcttttttttgaacattttcatttttactctattttacataattataatatgttaaaataagttctataattttttttaggtttggttctctattttacatttaggatatagttttgaggagtgtacggtttagtatttggagtttagggctTACAATTTAGTCATttcatatagaaaataaataattttaaaaatagacaacataaaagattatttttgaaaagtgacatagaaaaatagatattttttgaaaatgccCCAATTTTGTTAGAAAAGGataattattgtttgattaTGAGAAATGATATTTAATAATGGTATGTTAAAGAGAATTTTAGGTTCGACCCATAACCTCATATATCATGAATgggttaaaaataattaatgactTAAATACTCTTATtagtgatttgatttgattttgtttatattaaataGATTATAATGACATTTAATTACTAGTCTTACTAACGTTATTTGTTAATTGTACTATCGAATTAATAATAGGggactagattatgacccgcggtaTACCATGGGATaagtttttacataatttttttgttaatgtactattttaatactaattttgcaaatgtactattttgttaattttagtgatttcgTATATAATCTGCGGTATACCGcacaaaaattttgttttaatacaatcttaattaaattagtttcattcgacatattttatattggtgttgttaaaataataaaatgaggatttaacccgtattgaactatcaattaatgattttttttttagtattattaatttaatcatgtcatgtcatataacccgtcatataatataactcgtttgtgttattttgaaaatttaagatatttaaatattcacaattttaaacttttattaagtttagatatatcaaatataaattataaaattcttaaaattttatgatttactatATGcgataaatttactatatatgtatgttgaacacataTTAATTGAGTAAGATATGTTCGTTTTTAataattcaaatcacaatatatcaagaaaaatattcatttttattaactttatatattatatgatgattcactacatttaaattttaaaatcaaaaagagatgataggataataattttttttaatctggaataaatcttctaaatatctatattaattgtacaatattatatatatggatatttaaaatattttaattgtgtttagttataaagatagtagagaaagttaactaaacttgtttggatatgaatatacgCATTTAATGGCGTTCAATGGCAAATGtttccaaaaacatatttttgagcaaaaaatgctgcaaaaatactagtatagattttcCCATTGGGTACTGTATCTATAgtaaattctaaaattattttcatatctttAGATTCTTAATTATGtatgatatatagaaaattaaaagtcAAGAATCAtgacaataaaataattaagttgaGTAAGTTTAAGTTTAATAACACAAGAATTTTAAATGTAATATTActaattagtttatatatttcgATGCTGAGATATATAAAATGCTTAAAACCGTCTGAGTTCTAAGGGTAAAAGAGCTCTTCAAGGGCTTGCTTTTCCTAGTGAATCCGGTGAAATAATTGAATTTTAACAGATTTTGTATATGCTTCTTACAAGTTTCATTCTCCTCATAATTTTTGCAGttactaaaatttaaaagaataatctCATACATATTTTATGGTTTCAAACTGTACAATTCCACTCTTCAATAAAGGTATATTCTAATTTATCGGgaataaactaaatatagaaCTTTTGTCATAACATACTTTTATAATTTAGATTATAGGTACATTTAGGTGTtcctttttgttaaaattacatttGAATTAAGTAAACAGGTTTAGCTATGTTTACTTAATCTGAATCTTATAGAAAATTATACCCACAATTCTTCTgaatcttatgttttttaatttttctatacaTAGATAAAAGGGAATGAAAAAGTCCAATAGTTCTACTAGaggtgtatatatttatattatatgtaatgCAATTTTTCATATTCGCGCGCACACATTCACTTGAAGTTGAAGGAGTAAAATATAACAATGGGAGAATGAAAAACTAAGACACTACCAATAATCTTTGCAAGAACATGATCCTTCTGAGAAATGGTGAAACCTCTTAGAATCTCTTATAATGATTCTCCTTTTTTCAATCAAAGATATTGCTTTGGCTGTTTCATGACAATCCCCACAAATTCTAAGATTCTTCCTTATGACAATTGACTCATTTGGACTAATCACCAAAAGCCCAAACGCCATTGCAATCTTCTCACTATGTTGATTAATCATTTCCACTTtcacatcttcatcaacatcATGTAATACAAACTCTGTTCTTGATTTAAATCCCAATTCacttgtcatcttcttcctaaTCTTCTCTAGCTTCTTCTGTATCTTCTCTGATTCAGGATGAGACCAATCTCCCACAACAAACTTATGAATCTTATTACCATGTTCAATGTAGCTACACCCTGAANNNNNNNNNNNNNNNNNNNNNNNNNNNNNNNNNNNNNNNNNNNNNNNNNNNNNNNNNNNNNNNNNNNNNNNNNNNNNNNNNNNNNNNNNNNNNNNNNNNNNNNNNNNNNNNNNNNNNNNNNNNNNNNNNNNNNNNNNNNNNNNNNNNNNNNNNNNNNNNNNNNNNNNNNNNNNNNNNNNNNNNNNNNNNNNNNNNNNNNNNNNNNNNNNNNNNNNNNNNNNNNNNNNNNNNNNNNNNNNNNNNNNNNNNNNNNNNNNNNNNNNNNNNNNNNNNNNNNNNNNNNNNNNNNNNNNNNNNNNNNNNNNNNNNNNNNNNNNNNNNNNNNNNNNNNNNNNNNNNNNNNNNNNNNNNNNNNNNNNNNNNNNNNNNNNNNNNNNNNNNNNNNNNNNNNNNNNNNNNNNNNNNNNNNNNNNNNNNNNNNNNNNNNNNNNNNNNNNNNNNNNNNNNNNNNNNNNNNNNNNNNNNNNNNNNNNNNNNNNNNNNNNNNNNNNNNNNNNNNNNNNNNNNNNNNNNNNNNNNNNNNNNNNNNNNNNNNNNNNNNNNNNNNNNNNNNNNNNNNNNNNNNNNNNNNNNNNNNNNNNNNNNNNNNNNNNNNNNNNNNNNNNNNNNNNNNNNNNNNNNNNNNNNNNNNNNNNNNNNNNNNNNNNNNNNNNNNNNNNNNNNNNNNNNNNNNNNNNNNNNNNNNNNNNNNNNNNNNNNNNNNNNNNNNNNNNNNNNNNNNNNNNNNNNNNNNNNNNNNNNNNNNNNNNNNNNNNNNNNNNNNNNNNNNNNNNNNNNNNNNNNNNNNNNNNNNNNNNNNNNNNNNNNNNNNNNNNNNNNNNNNNNNNNNNNNNNNNNNNNNNNNNNNNNNNNNNNNNNNNNNNNNNNNNNNNNNNNNNNNNNNNNNNNNNNNNNNNNNNNNNNNNNNNNNNNNNNNNNNNNNNNNNNNNNNNNNNNNNNNNNNNNNNNNNNNNNNNNNNNNNNNNNNNNNNNNNNNNNNNNNNNNNNNNNNNNNNNNNNNNNNNNNNNNNNNNNNNNNNNNNNNNNNNNNNNNNNNNNNNNNNNNNNNNNNNNNNNNNNNNNNNNNNNNNNNNNNNNNNNNNNNNNNNNNNNNNNNNNNNNNNNNNNNNNNNNNNNNNNNNNNNNNNNNNNNNNNNNNNNNNNNNNNNNNNNNNNNNNNNNNNNNNNNNNNNNNNNNNNNNNNNNNNNNNNNNNNNNNNNNNNNNNNNNNNNNNNNNNNNNNNNNNNNNNNNNNNNNNNNNNNNNNNNNNNNNNNNNNNNNNNNNNNNNNNNNNNNNNNNNNNNNNNNNNNNNNNNNNNNNNNNNNNNNNNNNNNNNNNNNNNNNNNNNNNNNNNNNNNNNNNNNNNNNNNNNNNNNNNNNNNNNNNNNNNNNNNNNNNNNNNNNNNNNNNNNNNNNNNNNNNNNNNNNNNNNNNNNNNNNNNNNNNNNNNNNNNNNNNNNNNNNNNNNNNNNNNNNNNNNNNNNNNNNNNNNNNNNNNNNNNNNNNNNNNNNNNNNNNNNNNNNNNNNNNNNNNNNNNNNNNNNNNNNNNNNNNNNNNNNNNNNNNNNNNNNNNNNNNNNNNNNNNNNNNNNNNNNNNNNNNNNNNNNNNNNNNNNNNNNNNNNNNNNNNNNNNNNNNNNNNNNNNNNNNNNNNNNNNNNNNNNNNNNNNNNNNNNNNNNNNNNNNNNNNNNNNNNNNNNNNNNNNNNNNNNNNNNNNNNNNNNNNNNNNNNNNNNNNNNNNNNNNNNNNNNNNNNNNNNNNNNNNNNNNNNNNNNNNNNNNNNNNNNNNNNNNNNNNNNNNNNNNNNNNNNNNNNNNNNNNNNNNNNNNNNNNNNNNNNNNNNNNNNNNNNNNNNNNNNNNNNNNNNNNNNNNNNNNNNNNNNNNNNNNNNNNNNNNNNNNNNNNNNNNNNNNNNNNNNNNNNNNNNNNNNNNNNNNNNNNNNNNNNNNNNNNNNNNNNNNNNNNNNNNNNNNNNNNNNNNNNNNNNNNNNNNNNNNNNNNNNNNNNNNNNNNNNNNNNNNNNNNNNNNNNNNNNNNNNNNNNNNNNNNNNNNNNNNNNNNNNNNNNNNNNNNNNNNNNNNNNNNNNNNNNNNNNNNNNNNNNNNNNNNNNNNNNNNNNNNNNNNNNNNNNNNNNNNNNNNNNNNNNNNNNNNNNNNNNNNNNNNNNNNNNNNNNNNNNNNNNNNNNNNNNNNNNNNNNNNNNNNNNNNNNNNNNNNNNNNNNNNNNNNNNNNNNNNNNNNNNNNNNNNNNNNNNNNNNNNNNNNNNNNNNNNNNNNNNNNNNNNNNNNNNNNNNNNNNNNNNNNNNNNNNNNNNNNNNNNNNNNNNNNNNNNNNNNNNNNNNNNNNNNNNNNNNNNNNNNNNNNNNNNNNNNNNNNNNNNNNNNNNNNNNNNNNNNNNNNNNNNNNNNNNNNNNNNNNNNNNNNNNNNNNNNNNNNNNNNNNNNNNNNNNNNNNNNNNNNNNNNNNNNNNNNNNNNNNNNNNNNNNNNNNNNNNNNNNNNNNNNNNNNNNNNTCTCCCACAACAAACTTATGAATCTTATTACCATGTTCAATGTAGCTACACCCTGAAGCTCTTACGAGACCTTTCTGTTTCATTAGATTCCTTATTCTTGAAGCATCTTTCCATAGACCAGAAGCTGAATAGATGTTTGAGAGCATTACATAGTTTCTACCATCACAAGGTTCCAATTCAAACAATCTCTCTGCAGCTTTTGTTCCGAGTTGGGTATCTTTGTAAACCCTACAGGCACCAAGCAAAGCTCCCCAAACACCAGAACTTGCATCCATTGGCATCCCTTTGATCAGTCTATAAGCATCCTGAAGAATCCCCGATCGACCCATGAGATCAACCATACATGAGTAGTGATCTAACCTCGGCTCAATTCTGTATCTTTTCGACATTGTTTCGAAATAATGCTTCCCTTCTTCTACAAGACCCGCGTGACTACAAGCATTTAACAAGTGAGTGAAGGTTACATGATCAGGACTAATACCATAGTGAACCATGAGCTCAAAATGCTTAATCGCGTCTCTACCAAACCCATGAGTGGCATAAGCAGCAAGCATTGCTGTCCACGCCATACTATCTGGAGAAATAATCTCATGAAAAACCGTACACGAATCCTCCAGCCTCCCAAGTTTTGCATACAAATCTAACAACGCTGTAGTTATACACTTGTTTGCATTGAACCCACAAAACATGATCATCCCGTGAATTCCTTGCGCCAGTCTCACTACCCCGATGGCTTCACAGACACGGAGAACAGTCAGAAAAGTGGCTTGATCAGGCTTATGCCCAACCCTTCTGCTCATGTTGAAGTAAACAAAACCTTCTAAGGCTAAACCGTCTTGCAAGTGAATCACAATCATAGTATTCCACGAAACCAAATTCTTTACACTCAAATCCTCAAACAATCTACAGGACGAACTCAAATCTCCAGTCTTTCCATACCAATTGATAAGAGCATTCACAACTTTCACTTCCTCAAGTACACCAGACTTCATCACCAACCCATGAATGCAACgtccttcttctttacttcCCCCATGAACACAAGCCGAGATCATCGACAAAAACGTAACTTCATTGGGTCTAAAACCCACCTCCGGTAACATCATCATCCTAGACAACACCTCAAAACATTTACCTAAATATCCTTTCACTGAATACCTAGATATCAACGAGTTCCAAGAGACTAAATCtctctcaggcatttcatcgaacagctTCTCTGCACAAACATCACCACCCAATCTCAAGTAACATCCAACAAGCTGGTCCCCAATAAACCCATGGCGAAAACTCACATTCTTCTTAACTACTTTACAATGAAGCAAACGACACTGTTCAATGGAGACACAAGAGTTTATAGAAGCTATAAGTGATGAAACATACGCATCTAAACTCCAAAAACCTCGTTCTTGAACAAAACTAGGTCGGCTCAAAAAGCTCCGATGATATAAAAATCTGATCTTTGAACATAATAACACATTTGCTTTGATCATCATCTCTCATCAAATCAAACATCGACACTTCAAATTTAAAGCCTTCTCCGTACAGCAGTTACTGTATTTAGTattcttttgattgtttacttaatatatatatagtatgataTTGTACTTATCTCTTAAATCATTGAGTTACgtagaaagtaaaaaatagtTAACTAATGCAGTATTAGAACATGCTCATTATATCAAGAAACCAAGCTAGGGTAGGTTCACCAAAAGCCATTACAAGAACAGTGACCATCTTTGAAATGGTGGAACCTGTTTCTGTCTCTCACAATGATCTCTCTGTCAAAAATCTTGGAGATCATCATAGAAACCTGATGACAATCTCCACAAACCCGAAGGTTCTTCACTATCCTAATCGGAGCATCTTCTTTCAAACTCATCATCCCAAACGCAATGGCAGCCTTTTCGCTATGCAAACACAAGGcatcctctttctcttcttcatctatgTCGAACATGACTGGGGTCGTGTCCGCCTTATACCCAGCAAGTCTCAGTCTCCTTGAGATTTCTTTCCAAACCGCCTCAATCTCGGAATATCTCGGGTGAGATTTGTCTCCGACAAAGAATTCATGGACCTCTCCATTGACCTCCATTACACTGCACCCTGGTTGCTTTCTGACTCCCTTAGATTTCATCGACTGTCTAACGTGACTAACATTGTCCCAGTCGTCTGAATCTGCATATATGTTTGATAAGAGGACATAAGCCCCGTGATTTGAAGTCTCTAGCTCAAGCATTTTTTTAGATGCAAGAACGCCAAGTTCAAGGTTCTTGTACATTCTAGACGCGTGGAGCACAGAACTCCAAACAGCAGCATGAGGCTTCATGGGCATTTGCTCGATGATACCCACTGCATCTTCTAGGCGTCCTGCACGAGCGTACAAATCAACTAAGCAACCATAGTGATCAAGCTGAGGCTCTATCCCGAACTCATTCCTCATCGAATCAAAATGTCTTTGCCCTTCATCTACAAAACCAACCACACTGCAACCTCTAAGAACAGAGACGAATGTCACGGCGTTTGGAGTAACACCATCTTCTTTCATAAGAGAGAAAAGCTCGAGACATTTCTCCGCGTGCCCATTCATGGCTAACCCATTCAAGGCGCTACTCCATGTAAACACATTCTTCTCTTCCAGACCCCAGAAAACTTCCATAGCCTTGTCCATATCACCGCATTTTGCATACAAGTCGACCAACGTAGTACCAAGCCTCAcagtgattttgattttgtttttctctatgTAAGCATGAGCCCATCTCCCTTGGTCTAAAGCTCCCAATTGAGTGCAAGCCGATAAAACCGAAATCATAGAAACTCCATTGACTTTCACACCTTCCATCTGCATCAAATGGAACAGGTTAAGAGCTTCCCTTGATTCTCCAATCTGAGCATAGCCAGAGATCATCGCATTCCAGGCAATAGGGTCTCTATCTGGCATCCCCTCAAACAACTTCCGCGCAAAAACGACATCCCCACATCTCGCACAGGCTGTGACCATAGCTGTCCGACACACAAAATCCGGGCAAGAAACCGAATTAAAAACCTTATGACAAGAATCCAGACAGCCAAGCTCACCATACAAAGAAATCAACCCGGTCTGGACATGCGGGTCATTGTCAAAACCACGTCTGATAGTCAAACCATGAACTTGAAGCCCTGTCTCACGCATACCTAACCCCGTGCACGCCTGAACCAAGAAGTTGACAGTGTAATTATCCGGTTTACTATTGTTACCCGAATGAAGTATCTTCCTATAGTAATCAAAGCTTTTCTCTGGAACAGGGCTTTTGCAATGTGCTCTAATCATAGAATTGAGAGCAAACAATGTAGGGTTATCAGACCTGTCAAGAATCTGATTCGCATAATCTAAGTATTTTTGGTCACTCAAAGCCACTGCCTTTACAAAATGACCCACGAGATGGTCATCGTTGAGTGTCCCATCAACCACGAGCTTGGCATGGATTTGCCGGACTTCCTTAAACGTAGTGCCGGAATCCAAAAGAGCAATAACCGGATGTTTCAGAATTCTACTCATGACTATAACATCATCATCCTATACACCTGCAgccattttttaaaagaaacaaagatcagAATCTATACAACAGGCTGAGCTGATTGATCTTATCAAGCAATGGCATTTATTTGATCAATGAAATCATAAAAGAGCTCAGTTGGGCATTTTAGCAAGCACCTGGTGTGCAACCTTAAATGCTCACTAAATTACAAACCCAGCCATCAGAAATTGATAAAGAGAGAATTTTTAACCTGATTTAACCTGATTTGACGGCCTATTAACTCCACGCCAGTGAGAGATCTTTAGGGCAGCAGAAATATTCCCGGGTTGGGACACGAGCATATCAATTAGTTTATAGACTCTTTCTGGAACTTATACTTATTTGCCAATGTAACAGTTTATGGAACTATGTATATAGTTTTGGTTAAATACCGATCCTACCCTCTTTTGGTAAGAGCCAGAGCACAGTCATTTGCATAGAGTTACAAAGAAATTGCTGCAACTACACAAAGTTTTGTACTTTACTTTCAAATACGAGGAAAGAACAAAACCAGAAGACACAGTACAAGGATCAAAAGACAATCCTGCTAAAGCTCTTGGAATAACTACAAACTATACACAAATTGGAGGCAATCTGCAACCGTTTCAGGAGCATCCTTTAGTTCCAACTACTCAACATTACTGTTAGCTGGATGATCCTGGTTCCATGTGAACACACCGATCAGAATTGTGTGGCTCTTATTTGATCAACAGAGAAGCCTTGTGCTTTGGAATCGAGGTAGTCTTCTGACATCAGAAGCTGAGGCAAAAGCTCTGCTTCATGCCGGAAAGCAACTCTAGCCTCTGAATCACAAGGACATCATTTTCCTCATGGATGCGAAGGAAGTACTAGACTCTTTCCGCGAGATACAACAGGCTTCACCACCACTTTAAACGATCCACAGTACTCACCATCTaactttgtattttctttttatgcaTCTGGCCAAGAATAAGGAATACGAGTTTCATCGCATCCACCGTTGCTTCAATCTTCAGGCGGATGATTTGGCAAAGAAGGCTGTTCCAAGACTTGGATCAAGTACTTACAAGATAAGCTGTTTGGAACAAACCCAAGTCTCTGCATTCTTTCCTGAAGCTCTAACACTTTATTATAACCACTTCCTGTATCACAAATCGCTTTAACAAGCGAATTGTAGCTCTCTGTGTCAAAGATTTTAAACTTCAAAGCAAATAAACCCAACAGACTCTCGGCTTTAACGAAATCCAATTCCTTGCAGTATCCATTAACCAGAGCCCCGCATATAAAAGAATCTGGTTTCACTTCAGAATCAAGCATTTCCGACATCAAACACTCGGCTTCACGGTTCCTACCTTTCCTACACAAGCAGACGATAAGAGCTCGGTAAGTCTTGACATCAAGTACTTGATTCTGGTTTCTAAGTTTCCCTTTTAGAAGCAAGGCCTCTTCAATAGCATCACAACGAGATAAAGACTCAATTAAGGTATTGTAAGTCTCTGGTTTAGCCTCATGACCTTCCTCTTCGCTGATTCTTTCTAACAGATGCTTTGCTGCAAACGGTTTACCTTCCCGGCATAAACTTCCTATCACAAAGTCGCAAACTTCAAATGGGACAGTAACCCTTAACTTTCTAAGCTCGACAACAAAATTAACAGCAGCATGTAACCGTCCTTCTCTCACAAACCCTTCAACTATAATCTTACAAGTAAACCTATCCGGAACAATGCTATTCCCAAGCATTTCGTGTAACAGCTTCTTCGATTGCTGCATCATCCCTTCTTTGCAATAAGCATAGATAAGAGTATTGTAACAAATACAATCAGGCTTAATACCTCTGTCTACCATTCTGTGAAACGTCTGATGAGCTTCTCTAACTCTCCCGTCTTTACAAAGACCTTTGATAAGCGATGTATAAGTAATTAAATCAGGCACAACACGACGCCGATACATAATCTTGTACAAATAAAACGCTTCTTTCAACTTTCCTCTCCTACAGTAACTACACACTAACGTGTTATAAGTAACCAAATCAGGCtcaaaaccttcttcttccatcttctctaaAAAGTCATCAACTTCACGAAAATTCGAGTCGTTGCAGAACACATTGGTAAGGATGTTGAACGTATACGTGTTTGGATGGATTCCAACTCTACACATCACATTATAAACTTGCCAACAACTATCCATGGATTCCAGTTTCAGCAACCCATTCAAGAGATGATTACAAGTGACAACACTAACACTAAAACCGGAACTAATCACTTTCCTAAAAACCTTAAACCCTTGTTCAACCAAACCTAATTTCAGATAACCCTTGACAAGCATATCGTAAACAACAGGATCCCAATTGCATTCATCACTAGCAGAAACCAAAACACTGAACagatcttcatcttccttaGATGTCAAATCAATCAATTCACAGAGAAACTGCATA from the Camelina sativa cultivar DH55 chromosome 12, Cs, whole genome shotgun sequence genome contains:
- the LOC104732788 gene encoding pentatricopeptide repeat-containing protein At5g40400-like, with amino-acid sequence MKKLVPKLRFFSSSSSSSSLIIPGCSNIPKPIYNPLYNLLPQTQNPNKIVDVICSALNHRDHSILLPSLRDEVQSLIPHLGYPEISRVLLRFQSDASRALAFFKWVKLDLGKRPNIGNYCLLLHILASSKKFPLAMQFLCELIDLTSKEDEDLFSVLVSASDECNWDPVVYDMLVKGYLKLGLVEQGFKVFRKVISSGFSVSVVTCNHLLNGLLKLESMDSCWQVYNVMCRVGIHPNTYTFNILTNVFCNDSNFREVDDFLEKMEEEGFEPDLVTYNTLVCSYCRRGKLKEAFYLYKIMYRRRVVPDLITYTSLIKGLCKDGRVREAHQTFHRMVDRGIKPDCICYNTLIYAYCKEGMMQQSKKLLHEMLGNSIVPDRFTCKIIVEGFVREGRLHAAVNFVVELRKLRVTVPFEVCDFVIGSLCREGKPFAAKHLLERISEEEGHEAKPETYNTLIESLSRCDAIEEALLLKGKLRNQNQVLDVKTYRALIVCLCRKGRNREAECLMSEMLDSEVKPDSFICGALVNGYCKELDFVKAESLLGLFALKFKIFDTESYNSLVKAICDTGSGYNKVLELQERMQRLGFVPNSLSCKYLIQVLEQPSLPNHPPED
- the LOC104732787 gene encoding putative pentatricopeptide repeat-containing protein At5g40405; the protein is MSRILKHPVIALLDSGTTFKEVRQIHAKLVVDGTLNDDHLVGHFVKAVALSDQKYLDYANQILDRSDNPTLFALNSMIRAHCKSPVPEKSFDYYRKILHSGNNSKPDNYTVNFLVQACTGLGMRETGLQVHGLTIRRGFDNDPHVQTGLISLYGELGCLDSCHKVFNSVSCPDFVCRTAMVTACARCGDVVFARKLFEGMPDRDPIAWNAMISGYAQIGESREALNLFHLMQMEGVKVNGVSMISVLSACTQLGALDQGRWAHAYIEKNKIKITVRLGTTLVDLYAKCGDMDKAMEVFWGLEEKNVFTWSSALNGLAMNGHAEKCLELFSLMKEDGVTPNAVTFVSVLRGCSVVGFVDEGQRHFDSMRNEFGIEPQLDHYGCLVDLYARAGRLEDAVGIIEQMPMKPHAAVWSSVLHASRMYKNLELGVLASKKMLELETSNHGAYVLLSNIYADSDDWDNVSHVRQSMKSKGVRKQPGCSVMEVNGEVHEFFVGDKSHPRYSEIEAVWKEISRRLRLAGYKADTTPVMFDIDEEEKEDALCLHSEKAAIAFGMMSLKEDAPIRIVKNLRVCGDCHQVSMMISKIFDREIIVRDRNRFHHFKDGHCSCNGFW
- the LOC104733948 gene encoding pentatricopeptide repeat-containing protein At5g40410, mitochondrial-like; translated protein: MPERDLVSWNSLISRYSVKGYLGKCFEVLSRMMMLPEVGFRPNEVTFLSMISACVHGGSKEEGRCIHGLVMKSGVLEEVKVVNALINWYGKTGDLSSSCRLFEDLSVKNLVSWNTMIVIHLQDGLALEGFVYFNMSRRVGHKPDQATFLTVLRVCEAIGVVRLAQGIHGMIMFCGFNANKCITTALLDLYAKLGRLEDSCTVFHEIISPDSMAWTAMLAAYATHGFGRDAIKHFELMVHYGISPDHVTFTHLLNACSHAGLVEEGKHYFETMSKRYRIEPRLDHYSCMVDLMGRSGILQDAYRLIKGMPMDASSGVWGALLGACRVYKDTQLGTKAAERLFELEPCDGRNYVMLSNIYSASGLWKDASRIRNLMKQKGLVRASGCSYIEHGCSYIEHGNKIHKFVVGDWSHPESEKIQKKLEKIRKKMTSELGFKSRTEFVLHDVDEDVKVEMINQHSEKIAMAFGLLVISPNESIVIRKNLRICGDCHETAKAISLIEKRRIIIRDSKRFHHFSEGSCSCKDYW